In Carya illinoinensis cultivar Pawnee chromosome 10, C.illinoinensisPawnee_v1, whole genome shotgun sequence, one DNA window encodes the following:
- the LOC122279275 gene encoding ATP-dependent RNA helicase DEAH12, chloroplastic-like, which translates to MEHRTVLGDGSSANLVREEDEEDFRSCCEDDEVWKETEESAKEESKDDLDEFSVKMFFKGISIADVGDSGSGLSGIGVVMERSTNNPLIQVQKKLDFHVEASVADYLALMDGLAAATQNSIRRVYAFTDSELLYDQVTHDAKLEVPLLIALRERILEYAGNLEAFVLKLIPSADLERPLQLAQVAIGVVSFPSQDDKSLENCSICCEDKLSLMMITMKCSHRFCSNCMRTYVDGKVQSSRVPIRCPQLRCKYFISTAECKSFLPLASYESLERALEEANVLHSDGIYCPFPNCSVLFDPHECLSTGASSSSQSDNSCVECPVCQRFICVECAVPWHSSISCEEYQNLPLEERDAADITLHRLAQNKRWRRCQQCRRMIELTQGCYHMTCWCGHEFCYSCGAEYRDGQQTCQCAFWDEDNSEDFTHSMQESEQWAWETFNSLPMIMDAYSDQERSQLALIQRFLAGGFSLSDHPPYQSPPRCTDSYLDAMKDLHQLPWLERFVSVISDNYYEDYIQ; encoded by the exons ATGGAGCATCGGACAGTTCTTGGTGATGGATCTTCAGCGAATTTAGTCAGGGAAGAAGATGAGGAAGATTTCAGGAGTTGTTGCGAGGATGATGAAGTGTGGAAGGAGACTGAAGAATCAGCGAAGGAAGAGTCAAAAGACGATCTTGATGAATTTTCagtgaagatgttcttcaaggGTATTTCAATAGCTGATGTTGGGGACTCTGGTTCTGGCCTTTCTGGAATTGGGGTGGTTATGGAAAGATCAACCAATAACCCTCTCATTCAGGTGCAGAAAAAACTCGACTTTCATGTTGAAGCATCTGTCGCTGATTACCTAGCTTTGATGGATGGTCTGGCGGCGGCTACACAAAATAGCATCCGTCGGGTATATGCTTTCACCGATTCTGAGCTGTTGTATGACCAG GTAACCCATGATGCAAAGCTTGAAGTCCCACTTCTGATAGCACTTAGGGAAAGGATTCTAGAATATGCCGGTAATCTTGAAGCTTTTGTTTTGAAGCTTATCCCCAGTGCTGATCTGGAACGGCCTTTGCAATTAGCCCAAGTGGCAATCGGGGTTGTCTCTTTTCCTTCCCAGGATGATAAATCACTTGAAAACTGTTCCATCTGTTGCGAGGACAAGTTATCACTGATGATGATTACCATGAAATGCTCTCACAGGTTTTGCTCGAATTGTATGAGAACCTATGTTGATGGAAAAGTGCAGTCCTCTCGAGTTCCAATAAGATGCCCTCAGTTGAGatgcaaatatttcatctcCACCGCTGAGTGCAAATCTtttcttccacttgcttcctaTGAATCTTTAGAGAGAGCACTTGAAGAAGCAAATGTCCTCCACTCCGATGGAATCTACTGCCCTTTCCCAAATTGTTCTGTCCTGTTTGATCCCCATGAATGTTTGTCAACTGGTGCAAGCTCATCAAGTCAATCAGATAATAGCTGTGTTGAGTGCCCAGTCTGCCAGAGGTTTATCTGTGTGGAATGTGCCGTTCCTTGGCATTCTTCAATTAGTTGTGAAGAGTACCAGAACCTCCCATTGGAGGAGAGGGATGCGGCAGACATTACCTTACATCGCTTGGCACAAAATAAAAGGTGGAGGCGTTGTCAGCAGTGCCGTAGAATGATTGAGCTTACTCAAGGTTGCTATCACATGACCTGCTG GTGTGGGCATGAGTTCTGTTATTCTTGTGGAGCAGAATATAGGGATGGCCAACAGACCTGTCAGTGTGCCTTCTGGGATGAGGACAATTCTGAAGATTTTACCCACTCCATGCAAGAGTCGGAACAATGGGCTTGGGAGACTTTCAATTCGCTCCCAATGATTATGGATGCGTACTCAGACCAAGAAAGATCACAGCTGGCTTTGATCCAAAGGTTCCTTGCTGGAGGATTCAGTCTGAGTGACCATCCCCCTTACCAATCCCCACCTCGCTGTACAGACTCCTACCTAGACGCAATGAAGGATCTGCATCAGCTTCCTTGGCTTGAAAGGTTTGTTTCTGTGATAAGTGACAATTATTACGAAGACTATATCCAATGA
- the LOC122279658 gene encoding fe(2+) transport protein 1-like, translating into MASTSIDLKLIFVCFILLSTITPHALSASDECKTQSGSCHDKAKSLPLKIIAIVSILVTSMIGVCLPLFTRSIPALQPDRNLFLIVKSFAAGIILATGFMHVLPDSFDMLGSNCLKENPWHKFPFSGFLAMLSAIATLMVDSLATSLYTKKCNAGVIPDSRISVEGDREMQAAVNSGQHDHVHPDHHLHHGGVPKAESGDNSQLLRYRVVAMVLELGIVVHSVVIGLSLGASNNTCSIKGLVAALCFHQMFEGMGLGGCILQAEYKLLKKALMVFFFSVTTPFGIALGMGLSKTYKENSPNALITVGLLNASSAGLLIYMALVDLLAADFMGPRMQADIKLQIKSYVAVLLGAGGMSVMSKWA; encoded by the exons ATGGCGAGTACTTCAATCGATCTCAAGCTCATCTTCGTCTGCTTCATCCTCCTTTCTACCATCACACCCCATGCTCTTTCAGCCTCCGACGAATGCAAGACACAGTCCGGCTCTTGCCATGACAAGGCAAAATCCTTGCCCCTCAAGATCATAGCTATTGTCTCCATCCTTGTTACCAGCATGATTGGCGTCTGCTTACCCCTTTTTACACGTTCAATCCCAGCCTTACAGCCCGATCGAAATCTGTTTTTGATCGTCAAGTCCTTTGCTGCGGGCATCATACTTGCTACCGGGTTCATGCACGTTTTGCCTGATTCTTTCGATATGTTAGGGTCTAATTGTTTGAAAGAAAACCCATGGCACAAGTTCCCTTTTTCAGGCTTTCTGGCTATGTTGTCTGCAATAGCGACTCTCATGGTGGATTCTCTCGCCACCAGTCTTTATACCAAGAAATGTAATGCCGGAGTCATCCCGGATAGCAGAATTTCCGTCGAGGGAGACCGAGAGATGCAGGCTGCTGTGAACTCCGGCCAGCATGATCATGTCCATCCTGATCACCACCTTCATCATGGAGGAGTACCGAAGGCTGAAAGTGGAGATAACTCTCAACTTTTACGTTATCGTGTTGTTGCCATG GTACTAGAATTGGGAATAGTTGTTCATTCAGTAGTGATAGGGCTATCACTGGGTGCCTCAAACAACACCTGCTCAATAAAAGGTCTCGTGGCTGCCCTTTGCTTCCATCAAATGTTTGAAGGGATGGGTCTTGGGGGCTGCATTCTCCAG GCAGAGTACAAGTTGTTGAAAAAGGCTTTAATGGTGTTCTTCTTCTCTGTAACAACTCCATTCGGAATTGCCTTGGGGATGGGGCTGTCGAAGACGTACAAAGAGAATAGCCCCAACGCTTTGATCACGGTGGGGCTCCTGAATGCATCATCGGCTGGCCTCTTGATCTACATGGCTTTGGTCGATCTTCTTGCTGCGGATTTTATGGGTCCAAGGATGCAGGCTGACATCAAGCTCCAGATTAAGTCTTATGTGGCCGTTCTTTTGGGTGCTGGGGGCATGTCTGTTATGTCAAAATGGGCTTGA